A single window of Echinimonas agarilytica DNA harbors:
- a CDS encoding TonB-dependent receptor has translation MFKIHTVSALTAAITAALSGSVLAQDAAPAEPEHKGIETIEVTVERRVQSIQDYAGVAQSLDEEELKQLGITSDIRNLANAVPGLSIAKQEGNVEIYIRGVGNSNNTELGDAAAATHINGVYIPRMRGIGSQFYDIERVEVNKGPQGTLRGRNATAGSLNIISKRPDLEEFAGMVEVGYGNYDSVNYDAMVNIPVSDTFALRAAAYHQDHSSYFNQASPIVDLAPAGEEDASSVRLSALWEPSSDTSVYVVGDYTKETGTGYPGANAYEALGNGYNPDDLDEPRDVLYHGTQGDMDSRIKGIMAAINHDFGNFGVEFTTSYRELDFEQVNAQSVGMDYPGRNNEDQNWDLYSNVLWEQNSESYVHELRFYSTDDSPLIWTAGVFYYDEDQSTVFFSFADQGNGYQGTEYTMPEVESDSLAGYVDVTYEITDDLRVMAGYRRTSEEKYRRGIGGNYGFWFADSTWSGVDAVRFGTEGFKFKGLDRDFGFLNDADTGPYDAEELIRSGVKNWGIRDTFDDLLDGTCVFANGSACPNGDGTVNRGGASTLIKQEGQAEFDFNDWRLGAAYDISNDNMVYFNVATGHKSGGFNDTHLVDGELITQEYDPEKLTMYEIGSKNDFEWLDTPMRVNASAFYYDYQDQVYQLVQQVGDCPSCDVPPTAALNVNVADSVIKGLEIETKALLPYDLSADLTMLFLDAEIDDGVVSDARQSHNPGDLPEVNLKGNDVPKASDFTANMKLSQYFDFQNGSFDWMLAAQYRSSYHLTIFNSKDYDSDPNPGFNDKVDGYWHADLGVGYTMRDGALRFEGYVNNLTDETHSDKAIQSPGLNLRFYNLPRTYGVRMRAYF, from the coding sequence ATGTTCAAAATTCACACTGTAAGCGCGCTCACAGCCGCTATCACCGCAGCCTTAAGTGGTTCTGTATTAGCTCAAGACGCAGCGCCAGCTGAGCCAGAACACAAAGGTATTGAAACCATTGAAGTCACCGTTGAACGCCGTGTTCAATCCATTCAGGATTATGCCGGTGTTGCTCAATCTTTAGATGAAGAAGAGCTTAAACAACTAGGTATTACGTCAGACATTCGTAACCTCGCCAACGCAGTTCCAGGCTTGAGCATTGCCAAGCAAGAAGGTAACGTTGAAATCTACATTCGTGGTGTAGGTAACTCAAACAATACCGAATTGGGTGATGCCGCAGCCGCAACTCACATCAATGGCGTTTACATTCCTCGTATGCGCGGTATTGGCTCCCAGTTCTATGACATTGAACGTGTGGAAGTTAACAAAGGTCCTCAAGGTACACTTCGAGGTCGTAACGCAACTGCCGGTTCATTGAACATTATTAGCAAGCGTCCAGATTTGGAAGAGTTTGCAGGCATGGTTGAAGTGGGATACGGCAACTATGACAGCGTGAACTACGACGCCATGGTGAACATTCCAGTGAGCGATACGTTTGCACTCCGTGCAGCAGCTTATCACCAAGATCATAGCTCGTACTTCAACCAAGCGAGTCCGATTGTTGACCTTGCCCCAGCAGGTGAAGAGGATGCGAGTTCTGTCCGTCTTTCTGCACTTTGGGAGCCAAGCAGCGACACGAGCGTTTATGTTGTTGGTGACTACACGAAAGAAACCGGTACCGGCTACCCCGGTGCAAACGCCTATGAAGCCCTTGGCAATGGTTACAACCCAGATGATTTAGATGAGCCTCGTGACGTGCTTTACCACGGTACACAAGGTGATATGGACTCACGTATCAAAGGCATCATGGCTGCAATTAACCATGACTTCGGCAACTTTGGCGTTGAATTCACCACCAGCTACCGCGAGCTCGACTTCGAACAAGTCAATGCTCAAAGTGTAGGGATGGATTACCCAGGTCGTAACAACGAAGACCAAAACTGGGATTTATACAGCAACGTATTGTGGGAACAAAATTCTGAATCTTATGTTCACGAATTACGTTTCTACTCGACCGACGACTCGCCACTCATTTGGACAGCCGGCGTGTTCTACTACGACGAAGATCAATCAACAGTATTCTTCTCGTTTGCTGACCAAGGCAACGGCTACCAAGGCACCGAATACACCATGCCTGAAGTTGAGTCTGACTCATTGGCCGGTTATGTCGATGTCACTTATGAAATCACTGACGACTTGCGCGTAATGGCGGGCTACCGTCGTACTAGTGAAGAAAAGTATCGTCGTGGTATCGGCGGGAACTACGGTTTCTGGTTTGCCGATAGCACTTGGAGCGGCGTAGACGCTGTTCGTTTCGGCACTGAAGGCTTTAAATTCAAAGGCCTCGATCGTGACTTTGGTTTCTTAAACGATGCTGACACTGGCCCATATGACGCCGAAGAGCTCATTCGCTCTGGTGTGAAAAACTGGGGTATTCGTGACACATTCGACGACTTGCTCGATGGTACATGTGTATTTGCCAACGGCTCTGCATGTCCAAACGGTGATGGCACTGTGAATCGTGGTGGCGCATCAACTCTCATTAAACAAGAAGGCCAGGCTGAATTTGACTTCAATGATTGGCGTCTTGGTGCAGCTTACGACATCTCAAACGACAACATGGTTTACTTCAACGTAGCCACGGGTCACAAATCAGGTGGTTTCAACGATACGCACTTGGTTGACGGTGAGCTCATTACACAAGAGTACGATCCTGAAAAACTCACTATGTATGAAATTGGTAGTAAGAATGACTTCGAATGGCTAGATACGCCAATGCGAGTCAACGCTTCTGCGTTCTACTACGACTATCAAGATCAAGTGTATCAATTGGTTCAGCAAGTGGGCGATTGTCCATCATGTGACGTACCACCAACCGCAGCATTGAACGTTAACGTAGCCGATTCAGTCATCAAAGGTTTAGAAATTGAAACTAAAGCTTTGCTGCCATATGACTTGTCAGCCGACTTAACGATGTTGTTCTTAGACGCTGAAATTGATGATGGGGTTGTATCTGATGCACGCCAATCTCATAACCCAGGTGATTTGCCTGAAGTAAACCTGAAAGGTAATGATGTGCCTAAAGCATCAGACTTCACGGCGAACATGAAACTGTCTCAGTACTTTGACTTCCAAAATGGTAGTTTCGATTGGATGCTTGCGGCTCAATATCGCAGTTCTTATCACCTGACTATCTTCAACAGCAAAGATTACGATTCAGATCCAAACCCAGGTTTCAACGACAAGGTCGATGGATATTGGCACGCTGACTTAGGTGTAGGTTACACCATGCGTGACGGAGCGCTTCGTTTTGAAGGTTATGTAAACAACCTGACCGATGAAACGCATTCGGACAAGGCGATTCAATCTCCTGGACTCAACTTACGCTTTTATAACTTGCCACGAACTTATGGCGTGCGTATGAGAGCCTATTTCTAA
- a CDS encoding NUDIX hydrolase gives MSDSQDTVTDHDKVFFYGSLTDLPDNVIHTLTNDSVVFGCSDDGLKVLLVRHSEGDSAGEWALPGGWVRYNESVEQSAARLLNNLTGLEDIFLEQLHVFSSVNRLPHRRVITAAFYALVRPNDHAIAAGYSTNDVQWVPVSNLPNLIYDHADIIQTAVKRLRHKVRHEPIGFNLLNRKFTLLQLQELYEAILGVTLDKPNFRRKMLKMNLLKQCNEKQQGVSHRAANLYEFDEDVYSKLTEQGFSFDV, from the coding sequence ATGAGTGACTCACAAGACACTGTTACTGATCATGACAAAGTCTTTTTTTACGGGAGTTTAACTGACTTACCGGACAATGTGATTCACACATTAACCAATGATAGTGTGGTTTTTGGATGCAGTGACGATGGTTTGAAAGTGCTGTTAGTGCGGCACTCTGAAGGCGACAGTGCAGGCGAATGGGCGCTACCCGGAGGTTGGGTTCGATATAACGAGAGCGTAGAGCAGTCAGCGGCCCGGTTATTGAATAACTTAACGGGTCTTGAAGACATCTTTTTAGAACAACTCCATGTCTTTAGTAGTGTGAATCGTTTGCCGCACAGACGAGTGATCACTGCTGCGTTTTATGCGTTGGTTCGCCCGAACGACCATGCGATTGCAGCAGGGTATTCAACCAATGATGTGCAATGGGTGCCAGTATCAAACCTTCCAAATTTGATTTATGACCATGCCGATATTATTCAAACTGCGGTGAAGCGTTTACGCCACAAGGTTAGGCATGAACCTATCGGTTTTAACTTACTGAATCGTAAATTCACGTTGTTACAGTTGCAAGAATTGTACGAGGCAATTTTGGGAGTGACGCTGGATAAACCCAACTTTAGACGCAAAATGTTGAAGATGAATTTGTTAAAACAGTGCAATGAAAAACAGCAAGGAGTGTCGCATCGCGCGGCTAACTTGTATGAATTTGACGAAGACGTGTACAGCAAACTGACCGAGCAAGGTTTTAGTTTTGATGTTTAA
- a CDS encoding glycoside hydrolase family 43 protein: MTKTIQNPILKGFNPDPSICKNGDDYYIATSTFEWFPGVQIHHSKDLGNWELVAHPLNRTSQLDMKGHPDSCGVWAPCLTFSDGLFHLIYTDVRAYQDDFKTAHNYLVTAENIEGPWSEPIFLNSSGFDPSLFHDDDGRKWLINVIWDHRPEASLNHNRPAKNFAGILIQEYDPLQQKLVGPIKNIFAGSDLGLVEGPHLYKRDGYYYMLTAEGGTFAYHGSLFARSKNLFGPYEMDPEGHLLNSQQVPSSQLRRSGHADMLELDNGDCYLVHLTGRPLPYRGRCTLGRETAIQKIVWNEQGWPRLAQGHVGPVDEIEGPHDVAPSNPYQVQQLNFDTNTLPIDFQSVRVPLTEASMSLSERPGFLRLKGNECPTSRYEQSMVARRQQAFCYTATTSIEFKPENIQQLAGLTCYYNTGKFIYLYVTHDPEQGRVLEIMMACMTGSMIYPMGRRIPLPDDGEIGLRVDVDFDEWKGAWRHNDGDWQHLGVHLDASILSDEIGAENFTGAFVGMACHDMSGARIPADFSHFSYQEREFKSRQEIVAES, from the coding sequence ATGACTAAGACGATACAAAACCCTATTCTGAAGGGATTTAATCCAGACCCATCTATTTGCAAAAATGGCGATGACTACTACATAGCAACGTCCACATTCGAGTGGTTTCCTGGCGTACAAATCCACCACTCAAAAGATCTGGGCAACTGGGAGCTAGTTGCTCATCCATTAAACCGTACATCACAACTCGACATGAAAGGTCATCCAGATTCATGCGGTGTCTGGGCGCCTTGCCTAACCTTTAGCGATGGTTTATTTCACCTGATCTATACCGATGTGCGTGCTTATCAAGACGACTTCAAAACAGCACACAATTACTTGGTGACTGCTGAAAATATTGAAGGGCCATGGTCTGAACCTATTTTTCTGAATTCGAGCGGATTTGATCCATCACTATTCCATGATGATGATGGCCGAAAGTGGCTCATTAATGTGATTTGGGATCACAGACCTGAGGCGAGCCTAAACCACAATCGCCCCGCTAAAAACTTTGCCGGAATATTGATTCAAGAATACGATCCGCTACAGCAAAAACTAGTGGGTCCAATTAAGAACATCTTCGCGGGTTCAGATTTAGGCTTGGTTGAAGGACCTCACCTCTACAAACGCGACGGCTACTACTACATGTTAACCGCAGAAGGTGGCACATTCGCCTACCACGGTTCTCTATTTGCGCGAAGCAAGAATCTATTTGGCCCCTATGAAATGGACCCTGAAGGCCACTTATTGAATAGTCAGCAAGTGCCATCCAGCCAACTGCGACGCAGTGGCCATGCAGACATGTTAGAGCTAGATAACGGCGACTGCTACTTAGTTCACTTGACCGGTCGACCTTTGCCATATCGTGGCCGCTGTACGCTGGGCCGTGAAACCGCCATTCAAAAGATCGTATGGAATGAGCAAGGCTGGCCTCGACTCGCGCAAGGTCATGTAGGACCGGTTGATGAAATTGAAGGTCCGCACGACGTTGCGCCATCAAACCCATATCAGGTGCAACAGCTCAATTTCGACACCAATACTCTTCCCATTGATTTTCAATCAGTGCGTGTGCCGCTCACAGAAGCAAGCATGAGTCTTAGCGAGCGCCCTGGTTTCTTGCGCTTGAAAGGTAACGAGTGCCCAACCAGTCGCTATGAGCAATCAATGGTTGCCCGACGTCAGCAAGCATTTTGCTACACAGCGACAACGTCAATCGAGTTCAAGCCTGAAAACATTCAACAACTTGCGGGTCTCACGTGTTACTACAATACGGGTAAATTTATTTACCTATACGTAACCCACGATCCAGAGCAAGGACGTGTATTGGAAATCATGATGGCCTGTATGACTGGCTCTATGATTTATCCTATGGGACGTCGTATACCGTTACCTGATGACGGAGAGATTGGACTTCGTGTGGATGTCGATTTTGATGAGTGGAAAGGCGCATGGCGTCATAATGACGGCGACTGGCAGCATTTAGGTGTTCATTTAGATGCCAGTATCCTGTCAGATGAAATTGGTGCAGAAAATTTCACCGGCGCATTTGTTGGAATGGCATGTCATGACATGAGCGGAGCTCGAATTCCGGCCGATTTCAGTCACTTCAGCTATCAAGAGCGTGAATTTAAATCGCGCCAAGAGATTGTTGCAGAATCTTAA
- a CDS encoding MFS transporter — MISIREKIGYGLGDTASNLVFQMVINFMMFFYTDVYGLSAAAVGTLMLVVRLFDGVTDPIMGGVADRTKTRWGSYRPYLLITSIPYAILAVMTFTTPDLSDNGKLVYAYITYALLMTAYTAVNVPYSALGGVLTSNNKERTSIQSYRFALAMSGGALVSAFTMPMVDYFAGPDGDRQMGFQYAMGVFATLAFLCFVFCFFSTKERVQPKIPKNQTFFKDIASFKDNKPFMMLAAASFILLIMTAMRGATTPYYLTYYVGREDLISQFLTAGMLASIAGAVSVNWFSLRFCKVQLVKFGSIMITVTHLALYYLPSSQIELIFAASMIGGFAQMLVVPIVFAMVADTADYGALKTGSTKMAMSYSAHLLVLKFGIALGGAGAGWILAGTGYVANQEQTELALNGIMFTYALGAVITGVVMAVIFQFYTLTDAKMDEVHEELESPKATTN, encoded by the coding sequence GTGATATCCATACGTGAGAAAATTGGTTATGGCCTAGGCGATACCGCCAGTAACCTGGTGTTTCAGATGGTCATTAATTTCATGATGTTTTTCTACACCGATGTATACGGTCTGTCGGCCGCAGCGGTGGGTACATTGATGCTGGTTGTTCGGTTATTTGACGGTGTTACCGATCCCATTATGGGCGGAGTCGCCGACCGAACCAAAACACGTTGGGGAAGCTATCGTCCGTATTTGCTGATCACCAGTATTCCCTATGCAATCTTGGCGGTGATGACCTTTACCACACCGGATTTGTCGGACAACGGTAAATTAGTTTACGCCTACATTACATATGCTTTGTTAATGACAGCCTACACCGCAGTTAACGTGCCATACTCAGCGTTGGGTGGCGTACTTACGAGTAATAACAAAGAACGCACTTCTATTCAGTCTTACCGCTTTGCATTAGCCATGTCGGGCGGCGCACTGGTCTCGGCGTTTACGATGCCAATGGTCGATTACTTTGCTGGCCCTGACGGTGATCGCCAAATGGGGTTCCAGTACGCCATGGGTGTTTTCGCAACGCTCGCATTTTTGTGTTTCGTATTCTGTTTCTTCAGCACCAAAGAGCGTGTGCAACCGAAGATCCCAAAAAATCAGACTTTCTTCAAAGACATTGCATCGTTCAAAGACAACAAGCCATTTATGATGCTTGCCGCTGCCTCGTTCATTCTATTAATTATGACGGCTATGCGTGGTGCAACCACACCTTACTACCTGACGTACTATGTTGGCCGAGAGGACTTGATTTCTCAGTTCCTCACCGCAGGTATGTTGGCATCGATTGCAGGTGCAGTGTCCGTCAATTGGTTTAGCTTGCGCTTCTGCAAAGTTCAATTGGTGAAGTTCGGGTCAATTATGATTACCGTCACGCACCTTGCGCTCTACTATTTACCAAGCTCGCAAATCGAACTGATCTTTGCAGCGTCGATGATTGGCGGCTTTGCCCAAATGTTAGTGGTGCCCATTGTCTTCGCCATGGTGGCTGACACCGCTGATTATGGCGCCCTTAAAACAGGTTCTACCAAGATGGCCATGAGCTACTCGGCACACTTGCTAGTGTTGAAATTTGGCATTGCCTTGGGTGGTGCTGGCGCAGGTTGGATTTTGGCTGGTACTGGGTATGTTGCAAACCAAGAACAAACCGAACTGGCATTAAACGGCATTATGTTTACATACGCCCTCGGCGCTGTCATTACCGGTGTAGTGATGGCCGTTATTTTTCAATTCTATACGCTCACCGACGCCAAGATGGACGAAGTGCACGAAGAATTAGAATCCCCAAAAGCAACAACAAACTGA
- a CDS encoding LacI family DNA-binding transcriptional regulator — protein sequence MRAILRQATLDDIASVAGVSRVTVSRVLNESPDVKEITRQKVQMAIDALSQQPFTKPSSDEFKPRRNLLVLLYSSTQSHTSLSFIQSAMQTARKQGFELHIEDVSFWSCQDASSITHWCIEQRARGVVLLPPFSESEEAMQHLAQYGISVVHVEPKEASEYCPHVSVDHHQAGYSLTKRLLNQGMRHIEFIESSPMNAKNRLFYLGHLDAVRQQPISALSRHLPSAEFLNANGDYQRAECLLSGDSWPDALICQTYGQVLAAIHTADKFNIVIPEQLKVIYLSEELELPIQDDRIIQVCSPFRSLAAGAVDLLVKRVRHKLNRHDYAQSFEPQILTPQQELLQ from the coding sequence ATGAGAGCAATTTTAAGGCAAGCAACACTAGACGATATTGCGTCTGTTGCTGGCGTATCTCGGGTGACCGTCTCACGTGTTTTGAATGAATCTCCAGATGTGAAAGAAATTACGCGTCAAAAAGTTCAAATGGCCATTGATGCGCTCAGTCAACAACCGTTCACGAAGCCCAGCTCAGACGAATTTAAGCCGCGCCGAAATTTATTGGTGCTGTTATACAGCAGCACTCAATCACACACATCGCTGTCGTTTATTCAATCAGCAATGCAAACGGCTCGTAAACAAGGGTTTGAACTTCATATTGAGGATGTGTCGTTTTGGTCATGCCAAGATGCATCAAGCATTACTCATTGGTGCATTGAACAACGCGCAAGAGGCGTCGTGCTATTACCCCCTTTTAGTGAATCTGAAGAGGCGATGCAACATCTTGCTCAGTATGGAATTTCCGTTGTTCATGTGGAACCCAAAGAAGCAAGCGAGTATTGCCCGCATGTGAGTGTGGACCACCACCAAGCCGGATACTCTTTAACGAAGCGCTTATTAAACCAAGGCATGCGGCATATCGAATTTATCGAAAGCAGCCCGATGAATGCCAAGAATCGTTTATTTTACTTGGGCCATTTAGATGCTGTTCGTCAGCAACCCATCTCTGCACTAAGCCGTCACTTACCAAGCGCTGAATTTCTGAATGCGAATGGCGATTATCAGCGTGCCGAATGCCTACTCAGTGGCGATTCATGGCCCGATGCGCTGATCTGCCAAACATATGGACAAGTTCTGGCAGCCATTCACACCGCTGATAAATTCAATATTGTCATTCCCGAACAACTCAAAGTTATCTATTTGTCGGAAGAACTGGAACTTCCGATTCAAGACGACCGAATTATTCAAGTCTGCAGCCCGTTCCGAAGTTTGGCTGCAGGAGCCGTCGATTTACTTGTGAAGCGTGTGCGTCACAAACTCAATCGGCACGACTATGCTCAATCATTCGAACCCCAAATTTTAACGCCGCAACAGGAGCTTCTGCAGTGA